One region of Bacterioplanoides sp. SCSIO 12839 genomic DNA includes:
- the infA gene encoding translation initiation factor IF-1 encodes MAKDDHIEMEGEVIDTLPNTMFRVKLENGHVVTAHISGKMRKNYTRILTGDKVKVELTPYDLSKGRITYRAR; translated from the coding sequence ATGGCAAAAGATGATCACATTGAAATGGAAGGCGAAGTAATTGATACCCTTCCAAACACGATGTTCCGTGTAAAACTGGAAAACGGACACGTAGTTACTGCTCATATTTCAGGCAAGATGCGTAAAAACTACACCCGCATCCTGACCGGTGACAAGGTGAAAGTGGAGCTGACTCCATACGACTTAAGCAAAGGTCGCATCACCTACCGCGCACGCTAA